A genome region from Sceloporus undulatus isolate JIND9_A2432 ecotype Alabama chromosome 1, SceUnd_v1.1, whole genome shotgun sequence includes the following:
- the CLEC14A gene encoding C-type lectin domain family 14 member A, whose amino-acid sequence MRGLALASLLLLLLPFVGAGVSGAQGAPLTWCQGSSGACYSLHRARLPFPKAQEACAEEGGALSTARGPVEIRALLALLGRASKNGSVGGGGGGGASLFWLGLARKAQQCTLEELPLRGFSWEGVPQGEEEEAPPEWLREPSKSCTLARCAGLEVRLGQPRLAPWGLREQPCAKESLGYICKYSYDGASCPEVLPSLASSSSLGPLLLYRLPFSRLQSATALESSPPGTELTLQCPLGRQERFVCRLSPDEGGSSYWEGTQERLCSCPTGYWSPLEAACVEAHRCLGAQGGFLCLCATRGFHLGADPVSCLRDVESGTPSSLPPTPTHQPPNSTGQLGTNATIEEGLPSGAGDEEKPLMADSSNYVFILVTLAVVMLVLLIMAALQVFQVCFKLCSSTKATSTTKDEAATTAPLKGDPEASATCTDSENSLQPSKAESQEGPLDEPQPGGGQEELEGPCPQNP is encoded by the exons ATGAGGGGACTCGCcctggcctctctcctcctcctcctcctccctttcgtCGGGGCAGGGGTCTCTGGGGCCCAGGGAGCCCCCCTCACTTGGTGCCAGGGCTCCTCGGGGGCTTGCTACAGCCTCCACCGAGCCAGGCTGCCTTTCCCAAAGGCCCAGGAGGCCTGCGCTGAAGAGGGAGGCGCCTTGAGCACCGCCAGGGGCCCCGTCGAGATCCGGGCCCTCCTTGCTTTGCTGGGACGGGCGTCCAAGAACGGGTCcgtcggcggcggcggcggcggcggggcctCCTTGTTCTGGCTGGGCTTGGCCAGGAAAGCCCAGCAGTGCACCTTGGAAGAGCTGCCCCTGCGAGGCTTCTCCTGGGAGGGGGTCccccagggggaggaggaggaggcgcccccCGAGTGGCTGAGGGAGCCCAGCAAGTCCTGCACCTTGGCCAGGTGCGCCGGCCTGGAGGTGAGGCTGGGCCAGCCCCGCTTGGCGCCCTGGGGCCTGAGGGAGCAGCCTTGCGCCAAGGAGAGCCTGGGCTACATCTGCAAGTACAGCTACGACGGGGCTTCTTGCCCCGAGGTCCTCCCCagcttggcctcctcctcctccctcggccccctcctcctctacAGGCTGCCCTTTTCCCGCCTCCAGAGCGCCACTGCCTTGGAGTCCAGCCCTCCAGGGACTGAGCTCACCCTGCAGTGCCCTTTGGGGCGACAGGAGCGCTTCGTTTGCCGCCTTTCCCCCGACGAAGGGGGCTCCTCCTATTGGGAAGGCACCCAGGAGAGGCTCTGCTCCTGCCCCACGGGTTACTGGAGCCCCCTTGAGGCAGCCTGCGTGGAGGCCCACCGCTGCTTGGGGGCCCAAGGTGGCTTCCTCTGCCTCTGCGCCACCAGAGGCTTCCACTTGGGAGCCGACCCAGTCTCCTGCCTCAGAGATGTTGAGAGTGGGACCCCTTCCAGTTTGCCTCCAACGCCCACTCACCAGCCACCCAACAGTACTGGCCAACTTGGCACCAACGCCACCAtcgaagaggggcttccttctgGGGCGGGCGATGAAGAGAAGCCCCTCATGGCGGACTCCTCCAACTACGTCTTCATCCTCGTCACGCTGGCCGTGGTGATGCTGGTCCTCCTCATCATGGCCGCCCTGCAGGTCTTCCAGGTTTGCTTCAAGTTGTGCTCTTCCACCAAGGCCACCTCCACCACCAAGGATGAAGCGGCTACGACCGCCCCCCTCAAAGGTGACCCAGAGGCCTCCGCCACCTGCACCGACTCCGAAAACTCCCTGCAACCCAGCAAGGCCGAGTCCCAAGAAGGTCCTCTGGATGAGCCACAGCCAGGAGGCGGGCAAGAAGAACTGGAGGGACCCT gtccccagaatccctga